Sequence from the Rhodoflexus caldus genome:
TTACATCCGTTCAAACAATTCACGAACTTGTGAGCGGCTGATTTTTTCTTTCCAGTCAGGCCCTACGGCGTGGTTCCACATGTGATGAAGCGCCAGCGTAACATCTACCATTTTCTCAATCTGCTCGTTAGTCCAGTCTTTGGCCAAATTCTGCGGCAGGTAGATGTCATGTTTGGCAACCATCTCCTTGAACTCGCGCACACCGTCGGGGTAGAAATCTTCCAACTGGTTGAAAATAATGCAGTTAGCGTAACAGTGTCGCGTACCGAATACGTAAGAGAGTCCGTAAGAAAGCGCATGACAAACACCCACTTCCGAATAGGTAAGGCTAAGGCCGCCAAAGAGTGAGGCTACCATTAGTTTTTCATCTGTTTCGGGGTTTTGGCCGCTGTTAGGGCCTAAATATACCTCGCGGCAAAGGTCTAAGGCTTTGTAGCCGTAGGCCTCGCTGTATGCGTTTTTCAGATGTCCTGTCATGGACTCTACGCAATGGATGTAGGTATCCATGCCTGTGTAGAACCACTGGTTGCGCGGCACGGTAGCCGTCAGTGTGGGGTCTAATACAATCTGGTCAAAAACTGTCCACTCGCATTTGAGACCCAGTTTCTTTTCAGGGCCTGTCAGAACGGCCGTAGTACTTACCTCCGCGCCCGTTCCTGAAATAGTCGGTACGCCTACGTGATATACCCCCGGCTTTTTAATCAGGTTCAGCCCCTGATAAAGTTGCGATGAGCCTTCGTTGGTCAGCATCAGGGCAACGGCCTTGGCAATGTCCATGATACTGCCGCCGCCAATACCTACTACTCCGGCGGGCAAGCCTTTGGTTTGCAGAATTTCATCGCGCAGGGCATCCACCTGATGCGTGGTAGGCTCATGCGGGTCTACATCCACAAAGAAAACCATATCCTGCGCATGAGCAGGCACGCGGTTTTCCAACTCCTTGCCTTTGAAGTAGTTATCTACAATAAACACCATGAAATCGGAAGGCTGCCGACGTTTTTCGGCAAGGATTTCATCTAACTGATTGAAACTGCCTGCACCGTACACGGTTTTGGCAACAGCGCGAATATTTTTATACATGCGATAAAATGCTAAGGGGCAAATTTACGGCACTCCGCCTATTTTTTATTGAACTTGTGTTTCAATCCCTTATGTTCAATCAAATCCAGCTCGAATGCACCAACAAACATGGCCACTTCTACGCGCAGCGGTACGCGGTTTTCATCGTCCGAAATCCACATTTTGATAGCATCTCTGCCGTCGAACAATTGGTTTTCGGGCATTACAGGGGAAATAATGGCAGCTTTAATTTTTCCGAATTGCGTTTGCAGGCGCTCTTTGCCAAGGTAAACCACCTGTAAGTCATATACCTTGTCTTCAAAAAAGCCCTGAATAGTCAGCGTATCTTTTTCTTTAATATTGGTAAAATCCAATGTGCGCAGGTAGTAATAGCCGCTGACAATATCCTGCACATTTTTCGGAATTTTATGATTGTCAATCTTTTCGGGGTCTTGTCCGGTAATTTGTCGCACTTGCGCCGTACCTTTCAGGTGGTCAAAGAAAATAGTTTCAACCTTTTTGTAGTTGTTTTCCTTGATGTCGCGGAAAAACTTGTGCGGCACAATGGCAGCCGTATCAATATAGGAACGCCACAGGTCGTCCACCTTCATAGTCATACCAAAAACACCGATGGTTTTTCCCTGAATGTCCACTTTGTAGCAAGGGCGATTGTTGATGGTATGAATTTTCTGGTCTAACGTAACTGTTGCCTCGCCTACATTGACAAAGCCGTAGTGCACCAAGTAGGTCAGCTTTTCACCGGTACTGAACTTGTTATTAGGCAAAGAGCGATACCCCTCATCGGGCGTAAAAGCAAATAACAGAGGGCTTAAAACCGATAATGCCAACAGGCGCGTCCAAATCTTTTTCATAATTTCCAAACAAAGGCTCTACCCTTTCAGGTTCAAACCTGATTCCATTTGCAAAATATTAACAAAGATATGACGGATTTGAGGGGTTACCCGTTGAACAGGCGATTAAAAATTGTTAAGAAGTCAGGCCTACTTTTCTGCTTTCATACATCTTCATCAGCCAAGCTATTGCACGCTCGCGGTTATCAAAAAAACGCGAGGTTAGCACCTGCGCATTCTTTTCATCCAACAGTTGCTCGGCAGCCACCTGTGCGAATATATCTTCGCTGACTACAATTGCCGTAAAAGCCACACCGGCCTGATAAGTGCGCGGAATAATATTTTCTGCCAGCCATTCCTGCAAATGTGGCATAATAACGTAAGTCCCGCCT
This genomic interval carries:
- a CDS encoding iron-containing alcohol dehydrogenase family protein; translated protein: MYKNIRAVAKTVYGAGSFNQLDEILAEKRRQPSDFMVFIVDNYFKGKELENRVPAHAQDMVFFVDVDPHEPTTHQVDALRDEILQTKGLPAGVVGIGGGSIMDIAKAVALMLTNEGSSQLYQGLNLIKKPGVYHVGVPTISGTGAEVSTTAVLTGPEKKLGLKCEWTVFDQIVLDPTLTATVPRNQWFYTGMDTYIHCVESMTGHLKNAYSEAYGYKALDLCREVYLGPNSGQNPETDEKLMVASLFGGLSLTYSEVGVCHALSYGLSYVFGTRHCYANCIIFNQLEDFYPDGVREFKEMVAKHDIYLPQNLAKDWTNEQIEKMVDVTLALHHMWNHAVGPDWKEKISRSQVRELFERM
- a CDS encoding DUF3108 domain-containing protein, which encodes MKKIWTRLLALSVLSPLLFAFTPDEGYRSLPNNKFSTGEKLTYLVHYGFVNVGEATVTLDQKIHTINNRPCYKVDIQGKTIGVFGMTMKVDDLWRSYIDTAAIVPHKFFRDIKENNYKKVETIFFDHLKGTAQVRQITGQDPEKIDNHKIPKNVQDIVSGYYYLRTLDFTNIKEKDTLTIQGFFEDKVYDLQVVYLGKERLQTQFGKIKAAIISPVMPENQLFDGRDAIKMWISDDENRVPLRVEVAMFVGAFELDLIEHKGLKHKFNKK